A region from the Coturnix japonica isolate 7356 chromosome 28, Coturnix japonica 2.1, whole genome shotgun sequence genome encodes:
- the MYO9B gene encoding unconventional myosin-IXb isoform X6 — MSLKDADSAVCQTKAAYNLHVYPQLSTESSACCKVTATKDTTSSDVIKDVINILNLDVSKNYVLVEVKETGGEEWVLDTNDSPVHRVLLWPRRAQDEHPQKDGYYFLLQERNTDGTIKYAQMQLLSKETDARRLVERGFLPWQQEDFDDLCNIPNLTEKTLLENLKCRFLKHKIYTYAGSILIAINPFKFLPIYNPKYVKLYENHQLGKLEPHIFAIADVAYHTMLKKHVNQCIVISGESGSGKTQSTNFLIHCLTALSQKGYASGVERTILGAGPVLEAFGNAKTAHNNNSSRFGKFIQVNYLENGVVRGAVVEKYLLEKSRLVSQEKDERNYHVFYYLLLGVNEEERKEFHLKQPEDYSYLNQCNLKIEDGEDLRHDFERLKQAMEMVGFLSATKKQIFSVLSAILYLGNVTYKKKATGRDEGLEVGPPEVLDILSQLLKVKREILVEVLTKRKTVTANDKLILPYSLSEAITARDSMAKSLYSALFDWIVLRINHALLNKKDMEESVTCLSIGVLDIFGFEDFETNSFEQFCINYANEQLQYYFNQHIFKLEQEEYKSEGITWHDIDYTDNVACIHLISKKPTGLFYLLDEESNFPRATNQTLLAKFKQQHEENKFFVATPVMEPAFIIRHFAGKVKYQIKDFREKNMDYMRPDIVALLRSSDSAYVRELIGMDPVAVFRWAVLRAAVQAMAVFAEAGRQRAQKTAGVVRQGPRVPLGELQRSNTPVEKVYRRKSKAIKQKQIIPKNLLDSKSLKLIVSMTLHDRTTKSLLHLHKKKKPPSISAQFQTSLNKLLETLGKAEPFFIRCIRSNAEKKEMLFDENLVLQQLRYTGMLETVRIRRSGYSAKYTFQEFIDQFQVLLPKNAKASKEDIFAYLSKLKLDKNNCQIGKTKVFMKEAERQILQDTLHKEVIRKIILLQSWLRMVLERRRFLRTRQAAIVLQACWRSRCVRRALQRNNAAIYIQSAWRRYREQKSYLEQRKRICLVQAMVRGYLQRKRFQKMVMEKQKAEEEQRKMQEAQERENDMSKDEGSEAKPDQLPVKHESAELDQVVEGKDEVPSEQTENLGSSETATLPQKNVIEGSEKVTSSREKREFRRQRGLEHNELQNKHVQFSFEGGALLCLEEQTSSEEALENILEPKESREQDVVLQGSNEKEQNANDGKAISDTPLLSEIKESSCSPEQPPALEGEGVDKTVNRGMKTQENQNSQLKVSQSCPERPTNLALNLENTLLATGSFQTPAESWGDKNRRPVQKETKDLDSPTSSQIQRYVDDPGKLKYKREKWKGKRQSDAGQNDMLSQSLDGRTRADQSPQDQLEKKGTSSSLNDLSVLAHAATSQQSPDAIEEEKGSKKYLLQKKSSDLPTSDSVVSMQPASQQIDAKSAFKSPLRRLLGKKPDKKIPKEYPDVIDEGDGLSLTSCILFPEMGGAQKVSEASSGQPSRIQAGERHVKESSKTKKNRTIKISKVSNVSQNSIVREIANANELKHLDEFLLNKINDLRSQKSGVECLFFEATEKFRGNIKTMYSAPNGQIHVGYKDLVENYQLLVTNLAKKREEKEVKLVLNLFQSLLDEFIRGYTKKEESEQPKQTKAQKKKRKQDRAIEEHNGHVFTNYQVSIRQSCEHCSSYIWPMEKACLCSVCKLTCHKKCMSKIQSSCTSCGKKSEQDAEPRHFGVSVSSLTSERNSVPIVMEKLLEHVEMHGLYTEGIYRKSGSANRMKELKQLLQADPSSVKLENYPIHTITGILKQWLRELPDPLMTSAQYSDFLRAVELPEKQEQLCAIYSVLEQLPQANHDTLERLIFHLVKVALIEDVNRMSPNALAIVFAPCLLRCPDTSDPLTSMKDVSKTTMCVEMLIKEQIRKYRIKMDEISQLEAAESIAFRRLSLLRQNTLWPVKLGFSSPYEGMLSKSPQVKGNDSGNSELGSLHEEEEVSEADNREKEILIDRIQSIKEEKEDITYRLPELDQRGSDEENVDSETSASTESLLEERTGRMDTEGITISGVQCCAQSSDVPAKDICTVPSLLQTSSSSLSASLASRRRLSFTLSKIKVPRRTPVMPTANIKLPPGIFKCTESQGKASADEESPIVVRRREQPAIRTDKVHSIYIAQGSAMTHPQELLDEYEPTAKVKRRFSDPYSHLVCTEK; from the exons ATGAGTTTAAAAGATGCGGACAGTGCAGTTTGCCAGACAAAAGCAGCCTATAATCTTCATGTTTACCCCCAACTCTCAACAGAAAGTTCTGCCTGCTGCAAAGTGACAGCAACGAAGGATACCACGTCTTCAGATGTCATCAAGGATGTGATTAATATCTTAAACTTGGATGTCTCAAAAAATTATGTGCTTGTGGAGGTGAAAGAAACAGGTGGTGAAGAATGGGTACTTGATACAAATGATTCTCCTGTTCATAGGGTTCTACTTTGGCCTCGTCGCGCTCAGGATGAGCATCCTCAAAAGGATGGgtactattttcttttacaagaaagaaacactgatgGGACCATCAAATATGCCCAGATGCAACTGCTTTCCAAGGAGACGGATGCTCGACGGCTGGTTGAAAGAGGTTTTCTTCCATGGCAGCAGGAGGACTTTGATGACTTGTGCAATATTCCCAACTTAACAGAGAAAACACTTCTAGAAAATCTCAAATGCCGCTTTCTAAAACACAAAATTTATACCTATGCAGGAAGTATTCTGATTGCAATTAACCCCTTCAAGTTCTTGCCCATTTATAATCCTAAGTATGTCAAGTTGTATGAGAATCATCAACTCGGGAAGTTGGAGCCTCATATTTTTGCCATTGCCGATGTGGCTTATCACACAATGCTTAAAAAACACGTTAACCAGTGCATAGTTATATCAGGTGAAAGTGGTTCTGGAAAAACTCAAAGCACAAACTTCTTAATTCACTGcctcacagcactgagccagAAAGGGTACGCGAGTGGTGTGGAGAGAACTATTCTAGGAGCTGGACCAGTTCTGGAG GCATTTGGAAATGCAAAAACAGCACATAACAATAACTCCAGCCGTTTTGGAAAGTTTATTCAAGTCAATTATTTAGAGAATGGTGTTGTCCGAGG GGCTGTTGTTGAAAAATACCTGCTTGAAAAATCTcgacttgtttctcaagaaaaagatgaaag GAACTACCACGTCTTTTATTATTTGCTACTTGGAGTCAATGAAGAAGAGCGTAAAGAATTTCACCTTAAACAACCTGAAGATTATTCCTACCTCAATCAG tgtaACTTGAAAATTGAAGATGGGGAAGATCTCCGGCACGACTTTGAAAGATTAAAACAAGCAATGGAGATGGTTGGCTTTctttcagcaacaaaaaaaca gattttttcagtgctttcagctATTCTTTACTTGGGCAACGTGACGTACAAGAAGAAAGCTACAGGCCGTGATGAAGGATTGGAAGTAGGACCTCCTGAAGTGCTGGACATTCTTTCCCAGCTTTTGAAA GTCAAACGTGAAATTCTAGTGGAAGtgctgacaaaaagaaaaacgGTGACTGCTAATGATAAACTTATTTTGCCGTATAGTCTCAGTGAG gCCATAACAGCCCGTGATTCAATGGCGAAGTCCTTGTACAGTGCTCTGTTTGATTGGATTGTTCTGCGAATTAATCATGCGCTCCTTAataagaaggacatggaggAATCTGTTACA TGTTTGTCCATTGGTGTACTTGATATTTTTGGGTTTGAAGACTTTGAAACCAACAGTTTTGAGCAGTTCTGCATAAATTATGCAAATGAGCAGCTTCAGTATTACTTTAACCAGCATATTTTCAAATTGGAACAG GAGGAATATAAGAGTGAAGGGATCACTTGGCACGATATTGACTATACTGATAATGTGGCCTGCATTCACTTAATCAGCAAGAAGCCCACAGGTCTCTTCTATCTTCTGGATGAAGAAAGCAA tTTTCCACGTGCCACCAATCAAACTCTACTAGCAAAATTCAAACAGCAGCATGAGGAGAACAAGTTTTTCGTTGCAACCCCAGTAATGGAACCTGCTTTTATTATTCGACATTTTGCTGGAAAAGTCAAATACCAGATAAAA GATTTCAGAGAGAAGAACATGGATTACATGAGGCCAGACATTGTTGCTTTGCTGCGAAGCAGTGACAGTGCCTATGTTCGGGAGCTGATAGGAATGGACCCCGTCGCTGTGTTCCGCTGGGCCGTTCTACGAGCAGCTGTTCAGGCCATGGCTGTCTTTGCAGAAGCTGGACGCCAGAGAGCTCAGAAGACTGCAG GAGTGGTGCGTCAAGGACCCAGAGTTCCCCTTGGAGAACTCCAGAGATCGAATACACCAGTAGAAAAAGTTTACCG aag gaaaagTAAAGCTATCAAACAAAAGCAGATCATTCCAAAG AATTTGTTGGATTCCAAATCTCTGAAGCTTATAGTGAGCATGACTCTACATGATCGGACTACAAAATCCCTCTTACACTtgcacaagaaaaagaaacccccTAGCATAAGTGCACAGTTCCAG acttcACTTAATAAATTATTGGAGACATTGGGGAAAGCTGAGCCATTCTTCATCCGTTGTATCCGCTCCAACGCTGAGAAG aaagaaatgctctTTGATGAAAACTTGGTGCTTCAGCAGTTAAGGTACACTGGCATGCTTGAAACTGTGCGAATCAGAAGATCTGGTTATAGTGCCAAGTATACATTCCAG GAATTCATAGATCAGTTTCAGGTGCTGCTTCCCAAAAATGCCAAAGCCTCTAAAGAAgacatttttgcttatttgagTAAACTAAAATTGGATAAAAACAACTGTCAAATAGGGAAGACCAAG GTTTTTATGAAGGAGGCTGAGCGACAAATACTACAGGATACACTACACAAAGAAGTGATCAGGAAGATCATTCTCCTCCAGAGCTGGCTCAGGATGGTTTTAGAAAGGAGACGCTTTCTCCGAACACGGCAAGCAGCCATTGTTTTACAG GCTTGCTGGCGTTCCCGCTGTGTTAGGAGGGCTCTGCAAAGGAATAATGCTGCCATTTACATTCAGTCAGCATGGCGAAGATACAGGGAGCAAAAAAGTTACCTTGAACAGAGGAAGAGAATTTGTCTTGTGCAAGCCATGGTCAGAGGGTATCTTCAGCGTAAGAG ATTTCAGAAAATGGttatggaaaagcagaaagctgaagaagagcagagaaaaatgcaggaagctcaagagagagagaatgataTGAGCAAGGATGAGGGCAGTGAAGCAAAACCAGATCAATTGCCTGTGAAACACGAGTCAGCAGAGCTGGATCAAGTTGTTGAGGGTAAAGATGAAGTTCCAAGTGAGCAAACCGAAAACCTGGGCTCATCTGAAACAGCCACATTGCCTCAGAAGAATGTGATAGAGGGCTCTGAGAAAGTAACGAGCAGCCGAGAGAAACGTGAATTTCGCCGGCAGAGGGGGCTGGAACATAATGAGCTACAGAATAAGCATGTCCAGTTTTCCTTTGAAGGAGGAGCTTTACTGTGTCTTGAAGAGCAAACCTCTTCTGAAGAGGCCCTGGAAAACATTCTGGAACCAAAAGAGTCCAGAGAACAAGATGTTGTCCTACAAGGAAGcaatgagaaagaacaaaatgcaaatgatgGAAAGGCCATTTCAGACACACCACTGTTAAGTGAGATAAAAGAAAGTAGCTGTAGTCCTGAGCAACCACCTGCATTGGAAGGTGAAGGAGTAGATAAGACTGTTAACAGAGGGATGAAAACACAAGAGAACCAAAATAGCCAACTGAAAGTCAGCCAGAGCTGTCCTGAAAGGCCAACAAATCTTGCACTGAATCTTGAAAACACGCTACTTGCTACTGGGAGCTTTCAAACTCCAGCTGAATCTTGGGGAGATAAAAACAGACGGCCTGTTCAGAAGGAAACCAAGGATCTGGATAGTCCTACTTCTTCCCAGATCCAGAGATATGTGGATGACCcaggaaaactgaagtataagagagaaaaatggaaaggaaagaggcAGTCTGATGCTGGTCAGAATGATATGCTGAGCCAGTCTTTGGATGGAAGAACACGTGCAGATCAGTCTCCTCAGGATCAACTAGA AAAGAAGGGGACTTCATCTTCATTAAATGATCTCTCAGTGCTGGCCCATGCTGCCACAAGTCAG CAATCACCAGATGcaatagaagaagaaaaaggcagcaagaaaTATCTTTTGCAAAAGAAGTCGAGTGACCTACCTACCTCTGATTCAGTTGTTTCTATGCAGCCAGCAAGCCAGCAAATAGATGCCAA GTCTGCTTTCAAAAGTCCTCTGCGTAGACTTTTGGGGAAAAAGCCAGACAAGAAAATCCCAAAGGAGTATCCTGATGTGATTGATGAAGGAGATGGACTCTCACTCACTTCGTGCATCTTGTTTCCAGAAATGGGAGGAGCACAGAAGGTTTCTGAAG cTTCTTCTGGGCAGCCAAGTCGTATCCAGGCAGGGGAGCGCCATGTGAAGGAgagcagtaaaacaaagaagaacCGCACTATTAAGATCAGCAAGGTCTCAAATGTGTCTCAGAATTCTATAGTCCGTGAGATTGCAAATGCCAATGAACTGAAGCATCTTGATGAGTTCCTTCTAAACAAG ATCAATGACTTGCGCTCCCAGAAATCTGGTGTTGAATGCTTGTTTTTTGAAGCCACTGAGAAGTTTAGAGGAAATATCAAGACCATGTACTCTGCTCCT AATGGGCAAATCCACGTTGGCTACAAAGATCTGGTGGAAAACTACCAGCTTCTAGTTACAAATCTGGccaaaaaaagggaagagaaagaagtgaagcTGGTTTTGAATCTCTTCCAATCCCTTCTAGATGAATTCATCAGAGGAtatacaaaaaaagaagaatctgaACAGCCCAAG CAAACCAAAGCCCAGAAGAAGAAGCGAAAACAAGATCGTGCA ATTGAAGAACACAATGGTCATGTATTCACGAACTACCAAGTAAGCATTCGGCAATCATGTGAGCACTGCTCATCATACATCTGGCCCATGGAAAAGGCCTGTCTCTGCAGTG TTTGCAAGTTGACTTGTCACAAGAAATGCATGTCCAAAATCCAGAGCAGCTGTACATCCTGTGGGAAAAAG AGTGAACAGGATGCAGAACCACGTCACTTTGGAGTGTCTGTGAGTTCCCTGACCAGTGAGAGAAATTCGGTCCCCATTGTCATGGAGAAGTTGCTAGAACATGTGGAGATGCACGGCCTCTACACTGAAGGCATATACAGGAAATCAGGATCAGCAAATCGTATGAAGGagctgaaacagctgctgcaagCAG ATCCCAGTTCAGTGAAACTGGAGAATTACCCTATTCACACTATTACGGGGATTCTTAAGCAGTGGTTACGAGAATTACCAGATCCACTAATGACATCAGCACAGTACAGTGATTTTCTTCGTGCTGTAG AACTACCAGAAAAACAGGAGCAACTTTGTGCCATTTACAGTGTCCTTGAACAGCTTCCACAAGCAAATCATGATACCTTGGAACGGCTCATCTTCCATCTAGTCAA AGTTGCTTTGATAGAAGATGTTAACCGTATGTCACCCAACGCCTTGGCCATTGTTTTTGCTCCGTGCCTCTTGCGTTGTCCTGATACCTCTGACCCTTTAACCAGCATGAAGGATGTTTCAAAAACAACCAT GTGTGTAGAGATGCTGATAAAGGAGCAGATAAGGAAGTACAGGATAAAAATGGATGAGATAAGTCAGCTGGAAGCAGCTGAGAGCATTGCTTTTCGACGGCTCTCGTTGCTTCGGCAGAATACG CTATGGCCTGTAAAACTTGGGTTTTCTTCCCCATATGAGGGGATGCTG AGCAAAAGCCCACAGGTCAAAGGAAATGACAGTGGCAATTCAGAGCTGGGCTCTCTGCATGAAGAAGAGGAAGTTTCTGAAGCTGATAACCGAGAAAAGGAGATTCTCATTGATCGGATACAGtcaataaaagaagaaaa GGAAGACATAACATATCGGTTACCTGAGCTTGATCAGCGAGGCTCTGATGAGGAAAATGTAGACTCTGAGACCTCAGCAAGCACAGAGAGCCTGCTAGAAGAGAGAACGGGGCGGATGGATACCGAAG gaaTTACGATTTCTGGAGTCCAGTGCTGCGCTCAGAGCTCTGACGTGCCTGCCAAAGACATTTGCACAGTGCCTTCTCTTTTGCAAACCTCTTCAAGTTCTTTGTCTGCATCCCTGGCTTCAAGACGCAGATTGTCTTTTACACTGTCCAAGATTAAGGTGCCCCGTCGAACTCCAGTGATGCCAACAGCAAACATCAAACTTCCTCCTGGGATTTTCAAATGTACCGAATCTCAGGGCAAGGCTTCAGCTGATGAAGAGTCTCCAATAGTGGTGAGACGAAGGGAGCAGCCAGCAATACGAACTGATAAAGTCCACTCTATCTACATTGCACAAGGGTCTGCAATGACCCACCCTCAGGAACTTTTAGATGAATATGAACCAACAGCAAAAGTAAAACGGAGGTTTTCAGACCCTTATTCCCACCTTGTGTGTACGGAGAAGTGA